A region of the Synergistaceae bacterium genome:
CCCCTCATTGCATTGATTGCCGTTATGTGAGAAAAAATTTTTCATGAACGCGACTCCAGACTCATAACGGGTGGGTGGGTGGGATCAACCAATTGCTTCGAAGACAATAAGCCCTGCAAAGTAACGGAAAAATGTCCCCTGCTGCGACCAACGGGAGCAGCTATTGCCAAGCAGACGGCACCGTCTGCAAAAAAATGTTTTGCCTTTGACTTTGTAGCTAAAATTTGATTAATCCGTGCTTTAACGCGCTATAATTGCATAATACTTTTATTGAGGGGAGAAAATTTTTTTATGATTTATCGCGAATTAGGCACAACAGGACTCAGAGTCAGCGAAATTTCTTTAGGCTGTGAAGGAATGATCGAGGAAAATTATTCAATGTGCGGAAAATTATTTAATCTCGCTGAAGAATCCGGAATTAACTATTTTGATTTATATTCGCCGGATCCCGAATTACGCGCAGCAATCGGCAAAGCATTACAGGGTAGACGCGAAAAATTTATTATTCAGTCTCATTTGTGTTCAATCTGGAAGGACGGCCAATACACACGCACAAGAAATTTGCAGGAGACAAAATCAGGTTTTGAAGACTCGCTAAGACTTTTGCAGGTTGATTATATTGACGTTGGAATGATTCATTATTGCGACGCTCTCGATGACTGGGACGAGATAATTAATAACGGGATTCTTGATTATGCACGCGAATTAAAGAAGTCCGGAAAAATTAAGCACATTGGGTTAAGCTCTCATAATCCTCAAGTAGCATTAAAAGCTGTAGAGAGTCACTCAATTGAAGTATTAATGTTCAGCGTAAATCCCTGCTATGACTTACAACCAGCAAGCGAAAACGTAGAAGATTTATGGGCAGACGAGAATTACGCGAATCACTTAACAAATATGGATCCCGAACGCGAAAAATTATATGAAACCTGCCAAAGACTCGGAGTCGGCATTACTGTAATGAAATGTTTCGGCGGCGGTGATTTGTTAGACGCGAATTTATCTCCGGCGGGTGCAGCTTTGACGGTGAATCAGTGCATTTCTTACGCGTTGAGTCGTCCTGCTGTAGCGTGTGTCTTGGCTGGTGCTCATTCTGTCGAGCAGTTAAAAGAGTCATTAAATTTCGAGAATGCCGGCGAGTCAGAAAGAGATTACGCGCTTGCTCTTGCCTCGTTCCCAAAAATCAGCTGGGAAGGTCATTGCATGTATTGCACTCATTGCGGGCCTTGTCCGGTGAAAATAGATATTGCGTCAGTTACTAAATTTTTGAATCTTGCACAGTCAGCGCAAAATAATAATATTCCCGAAACAGTCAAGAGTCATTATGAACTACTCAAGCACCACGCCGGCGAGTGCATTAAATGCGGTTCATGCGAAAAACGTTGTCCGTTCGGTGTTAAGATTCGCGATAACATGACTGAAGCAGCAAAAATTTTCGGGTTCTGATAGTTGCGGGCGGTAAATTTTAGAATCCCCGTCTAACTGCCGAAAATATAAATCAGGAAAATATATAAATATTTTAGCAGGAGGCGGATATTTAGAATCATGATGATGGTAGGCAATAATAATATAATGCTCGCGTACAATTCTCTGACGGCGACTAATAAAGCAATCGAGAACACTGCGCGGGCACTCTCTACGGGAAAACGTACAGCAACAGCAGCTGATGATGCATCCGGGTTAGCAATGTCCCTTAATATTTCTTCGCAGCTTTCCGGCGTGGATAGGGCAATCCGTAACGCTCAAGACGGAGTCTCTATGCTTCAGGTCGCAGAAGGTGCGCTGGATCAAATTAATTCTATGCTGCAAAGAATGCGCGAACTTTCAGTACAGGCCGCAAATGACACTCTTACGACGCAGGACAGAAATTACATACAGTTAGAAATAGCAGAATTACGCGAAAATATTAACAACGTCGCGAAAAATACTACGTTCAATTGCAAGAGATTACTTGACGGCAGCTCCGGAGCTTCGTGGACATCTGACAAAGCAGCAACGCAGGTAAAAATCGCAGGCTCACTCACAACTATAGACCAATTCGGCCAGAAAAATACAGCTGAAGGCAATTACAGAATCGAAGTCAAAGCACGCCCCGGACAAGCAGAAGTCTTGAAAACTGGAATTTTCACGATACCCGACATCAACGACGGCGACTCAGAAAATGAATACACCTTCACAATTAATATAGAAGACGGCGAAGACATCAACGGCGCAACATCCGGGCATGGCTGGGAATTTAAAGACGGTGCACTCAATATAACCGGCAGCGGAAAATATCACATTCAGGGTACAGGCTCAACAACTGATACAAAAATTGTAGTAAATCAAGGGGTCGACGCTCAAATCAGATTAACGGATGTAAATATTTCTGCTGATTCCGGAAGTGCATTCGAGATTAACGGCGCAAACGTAAAATTATTTCTTGCAGGCGATAACTCTTTAACAGCAGGAACAGGAGAAAGCGCAGGCCTTGAAGTACAAAACGTTAACGGCTATACAGGATCACTTGTGATAAATAGCTGTGAGGGTACCGGCTCGGAAGAAGGGACTCTAACGGCGACGGGTTCGGGCTGTGGTGCAGGAATCGGCGGAGCTTGCCATAATGCTGACAGCTGGAAAGGTTCAGTCGGTGCAATCACAATTAACGGCGGAACAATTACGGCAGAAGCGAGTCAAAACGGCGCAGGCATAGGCGGAGGAGGTTACTACAACAGATACAATGACGAAGGCGCACACGTACAAATTACAATTAACGGCGGAAATATTACGGCGACGGGTTCAGGTTCAGGCGCAGGCATAGGCAGCGGAGGAGAAGCGCGCGGGGACTCTTCAAATGTAGATTTCATAATTATTAACGGCGGAAAAATTAACGCAACAGGTTCAGGCGGTGCAGCAGCTATCGGAGGCGGTAACGGTTCTAACGGCGGCAGTATCGAAATTAGCTCTAACGCTGAATTAACTTTGTCTGGATGGATTGACACTGCAAACGGTGCGACTCGTTCAATAGGACGCGGCGAAAATGGCGCAGGTTCAAGCTATGTTACTAACACAACGAGGAATCCCGAACGACTCATAACTCTTCAAGATATTCCGGAATTCTATAACCCAAGCGGAGTATTTATGCTCGAACAGCCCCAGACTTTAACTATCACGCAGGGCAACGGCAAAAACACTCAAGTTACATTATATTCAACTGACACAATAGAAGACGTACGCAAGAAATTAAATAACGCAATCGCATATGACTTGAATCAATCTTTATATACGGACAACCCTAATAAATTCGTCAGCTTCATAACAGAAGAAGATACAAGCGGACTCGAGTCTGTTGCGGGAACTTTCGTAATTCGTTCAGCAGTTGCAGGCAATGAGGGCAAATTAAAATTTACGTCCGAGAACGAGGATTTATTAAACACTTTAGGACTCAACACGATTCAATCAGCGACAGAAAACGGTTACACTGCTTCAGTATATGAGGCTCATACGGGCAAAGTTCTCGCGAAAAATATCCAGACCGACGGAAATACTATTAACGGCATAATCAGTCCGAATGTTAGCATAGAATTTGATTACATGGCCAATATTAAAGCAACATGGAGCGACGCAGCAAAAAATTATGTCTTCAGCGCAGACTCTCAAGCCTATGAGACAACGATTCACATTGTAGACAAGGGGACAGCGTTTCAAATCGGCCAGAATTACGGGGAAGACTTTTATATCAACATCGGCGACATGACAGCAAGTGCTCTCGGAATAAATAGTGTTGACTTGACATCGAGAAAAAGCGCGTCTCAGGCAATTACAATTATTGATGCAGCGATTCATAAGGTCTCAACGCAGAGATCACGAGTCGGCGCATATCAAAACGAGCTTGAATACAACGCTAACAGTTTGACGCAGACAAGCCTTCAGTTAAACGCAGCAGAAAGCAGATTAGCTGATACTGACATGGCAAAAGAATATTTAG
Encoded here:
- a CDS encoding aldo/keto reductase, giving the protein MIYRELGTTGLRVSEISLGCEGMIEENYSMCGKLFNLAEESGINYFDLYSPDPELRAAIGKALQGRREKFIIQSHLCSIWKDGQYTRTRNLQETKSGFEDSLRLLQVDYIDVGMIHYCDALDDWDEIINNGILDYARELKKSGKIKHIGLSSHNPQVALKAVESHSIEVLMFSVNPCYDLQPASENVEDLWADENYANHLTNMDPEREKLYETCQRLGVGITVMKCFGGGDLLDANLSPAGAALTVNQCISYALSRPAVACVLAGAHSVEQLKESLNFENAGESERDYALALASFPKISWEGHCMYCTHCGPCPVKIDIASVTKFLNLAQSAQNNNIPETVKSHYELLKHHAGECIKCGSCEKRCPFGVKIRDNMTEAAKIFGF
- a CDS encoding flagellin, encoding MMMVGNNNIMLAYNSLTATNKAIENTARALSTGKRTATAADDASGLAMSLNISSQLSGVDRAIRNAQDGVSMLQVAEGALDQINSMLQRMRELSVQAANDTLTTQDRNYIQLEIAELRENINNVAKNTTFNCKRLLDGSSGASWTSDKAATQVKIAGSLTTIDQFGQKNTAEGNYRIEVKARPGQAEVLKTGIFTIPDINDGDSENEYTFTINIEDGEDINGATSGHGWEFKDGALNITGSGKYHIQGTGSTTDTKIVVNQGVDAQIRLTDVNISADSGSAFEINGANVKLFLAGDNSLTAGTGESAGLEVQNVNGYTGSLVINSCEGTGSEEGTLTATGSGCGAGIGGACHNADSWKGSVGAITINGGTITAEASQNGAGIGGGGYYNRYNDEGAHVQITINGGNITATGSGSGAGIGSGGEARGDSSNVDFIIINGGKINATGSGGAAAIGGGNGSNGGSIEISSNAELTLSGWIDTANGATRSIGRGENGAGSSYVTNTTRNPERLITLQDIPEFYNPSGVFMLEQPQTLTITQGNGKNTQVTLYSTDTIEDVRKKLNNAIAYDLNQSLYTDNPNKFVSFITEEDTSGLESVAGTFVIRSAVAGNEGKLKFTSENEDLLNTLGLNTIQSATENGYTASVYEAHTGKVLAKNIQTDGNTINGIISPNVSIEFDYMANIKATWSDAAKNYVFSADSQAYETTIHIVDKGTAFQIGQNYGEDFYINIGDMTASALGINSVDLTSRKSASQAITIIDAAIHKVSTQRSRVGAYQNELEYNANSLTQTSLQLNAAESRLADTDMAKEYLEFIKLQIISNAGSSMLTQANQNAQNLVNILSL